A window of Silurus meridionalis isolate SWU-2019-XX chromosome 28, ASM1480568v1, whole genome shotgun sequence contains these coding sequences:
- the LOC124381694 gene encoding FERM and PDZ domain-containing protein 1, with amino-acid sequence MEDRDRSRSPSRRTSKVEQVVGRWLRRSRESTSRERVLDEDGRGADASPQRSCALRVTVQIPLDPELKSHGFTVSNQTPAQIEEIVRGGPADGKLFPGDQLVKINNVAVNDLSTEQTTDVIKECQDTITMTVLRITVGPKSSFITPEKRAKLKSNPVKVRFAEEVVVNGHSQGNSLLFLPNVLKVYLENGQTKAFKFEPKTTVKDIVMTLKHKLSISRIEHFSLVLEQQYSITKLFLLHEDELIQEVVQKREPHDYRCLFRVCFTPKYPQELLEDDPIAFEYLYLQSVCDVLHERFAVEMKCNTAIRLAALHIQERLASTGQSPKTPLKTVIKDWGFGSFVSSTLLRNMREKDLRKAINLHMKRILSQEHKHKAMTVNQARLSYLSEMSELKSYGGKSFSATMMLQDRESTVSLLVGAQYGVSQVINHKLSIMTMLTDFSSITKVELVTESERVSLVKIYMQDIKPLTLLLESVPAKDLSCLVAGYCKVFIDPQICVFPWTMESKSHRISAEEGYVSRCCSDSEDSEVDVLLPHAPSPTQNDTNNSLDTNQVAGQEEEYGDIEDKSEKESVENGAGETKKVRLEEQAASGLADEGERANPDPENGTEETNEVEQEPREEDPPCIIIVEDPLSEASDSFQTDSRFVTSMSSDSMDALEEDDFLTYFSTNYVSQLNANDHYLRVDTCAPCPSQLDCHDDVCFIEFPANDDELLGLAALSSIAECLPSPTEASEDEYSESGADEGEQEAPEDVFESIEAPHGESMFTFNQGDAQRYYNICAILSPDSGAGNSPYYINVQNEEEVKKDRKPVCPILLPPPGFGDSSSDDEFFDAQERFILEEPLSAPVPKGRFRNSSFKKRTLSLSYISTGAGERNKQEGQSKRREQKDKEKPKTETKNEVRRFRKRSRKRRSFMETEYTSLVSFPRKDQTENCNQIPNHGSGPSHLCESEQSKQTSKEPSETHCFLHGHQISKANQRKQQVILMEPDSMEFKSITEIMSTASPGIVAVRTSTEPKVKATDSSGGPEEEEGAVGVVVDRSTDSNFFFHTPCKDFCDDASPVKETDQESLMEGPSHKTLDRKKSCSLPHSDQTPSSPSSSVSFNQNPGIDMVVESLELGIQRCSVEPKERRKSQSISGVSGSSMDFRLTRDHFIQTEPVVCTKEPRSGDKESSVNPFAKELSGFHTQGYVSPQFSSGLLRRIQNLPLYLSRSVEVLASNSSLAGPTRRFSEGMKAPEVDIDFQEVVCNNSYMERVQKPENKQPSWPPKTPLSLKSVDPVKISPSSLLLTTQKPTYTQPQALPGSSLHPKPDFTCSSVLASVCETVIESVETPMEVCGCQSAYTNCFSNVLNSGSFDDELTVYEFSCRTQQSMRDRVALVTSMPPSSFSGSSSSFSPSSPLPAFTRIVLPPSSSSELGPLLSPLDTTDCFLSNPHGDTMSALLGQHYPLPPTGFLSLQRDVDTLLTVLDGAMKSQDCIQEHPRDTCADHFSENKRRLHAEARGFLAGCQQVVKAGQTPAETLQALADSFHSLVQLTGVCLSFSSCQRCQERHAQTLSGLSDVAQTYQEFARAAERLGMATERRTCHELSIKLLARQCTALTTSVFCLTQLFRTLTAL; translated from the exons atGGAGGATCGGGACCGCAGCCGTTCTCCATCACGTAGGACCAGCAAAGTAGAGCAGGTGGTAGGACGCTGGCTTCGGCGCTCCAGAGAGTCCACCAGCAG AGAGCGTGTGCTGGACGAAGATGGACGAGGAGCCGATGCCAGTCCTCAGAGAAGCTGTGCTCTTAGAGTGACGGTTCAGATCCCACTGGACCCCGAGCTCAAGTCTCACGGCTTCACCGTGTCCAATCAGACGCCTGCGCAGATCGAGGAGATCGTCAGAG GGGGTCCTGCAGATGGCAAACTTTTCCCTGGTGACCAGCTTGTGAAGATCAACAACGTCGCTGTCAACGATCTGTCAACAGAGCAAACAACCGACGTTATCAA GGAGTGCCAGGACACCATTACAATGACAGTTCTCAGAATAACCGTg ggaCCGAAGTCGTCCTTCATAACCCCAGAGAAGAGGGCTAAGCTAAAATCCAACCCGGTTAAGGTGCGCTTCGCCGAGGAAGTGGTCGTTAACGGCCACTCACAG GGTAACTCTCTGCTCTTCCTGCCCAACGTTCTGAAGGTGTATTTAGAGAACGGCCAGACCAAAGCCTTCAAATTCGAACCCAAAACCACTGTTAAG GACATCGTGATGACTCTGAAGCACAAGCTGTCCATATCCCGCATCGAACACTTCTCTCTGGTGCTGGAGCAGCAGTACAGCATCACTAAACTCTTCTTGCTGCACGAGGATGAGCTGATTCAAGAa GTGGTCCAGAAGCGAGAGCCTCATGATTACCGGTGTCTGTTTCGTGTCTGCTTCACGCCCAAATACCCACAAGAGCTGCTGGAAGACGACCCCATAGCCTTCGAGTATCTTTACTTACAG agtgtgtgtgatgtcctGCACGAGAGGTTTGCTGTAGAGATGAAGTGTAACACAGCGATCAGACTGGCAGCTCTACACATCCAGGAGAGACTCGCCAGCACAGGACAGTCTCCAAAAACACCGCTAAAGACTGTTAT AAAGGACTGGGGTTTCGGAAGCTTTGTTTCCAGCACCCTGCTGAGGAACATGAGAGAGAAGGACTTGAGGAAAGCCATCAATCTACACATGAAGAGGATTCTGTCGCAGGAGCACAAGCATAAG GCGATGACAGTAAACCAGGCCCGGCTAAGCTACCTGAGCGAGATGTCTGAACTCAAGTCTTATGGAGGAAAATCCTTTAGTGCCACCATGATG CTGCAGGACAGAGAGTCCACAGTAAGCTTGTTGGTGGGGGCGCAGTATGGCGTGAGTCAGGTGATCAATCACAAGCTGAGTATCATGACCATGCTGACAGACTTCAGCAGCATCACCAAGGTGGAGCTCGTAACCGAGTCGGAGCGCGTCAGCCTGGTCAAGATCTACATGCAGGACATTAAG CCCCTAACATTGCTATTGGAATCAGTACCTGCTAAGGATTTGTCATGTCTGGTAGCTGGTTACTGCAAAGTATTTATAGATCCTCAAATCTGCGTGTTCCCCTGGACAATGGAATCGAAGAGCCACCGTATATCTGCAGAAGAAG GTTACGTATCAAGATGCTGCAGCGACTCCGAAGACTCAGAGGTGGACGTCTTGCTTCCTCATGCTCCAAGTCCTACCCAGAATGATACCAATAACAGTTTGGATACTAATCAAGTTGCTGGACAGGAGGAAGAATACGGGGATATAGAGGACAAGAGTGAAAAAGAGAGTGTGGAGAATGGAGCTggagaaacaaagaaagtaaGACTAGAGGAGCAGGCCGCATCTGGGCTTGCAGATGAAGGAGAACGTGCAAATCCCGATCCGGAAAATGGCACAGAAGAAACCAACGAGGTCGAACAAGAGCCCAGGGAGGAGGATCCAccatgtattattattgtggAAGACCCACTATCAGAGGCATCAGATTCCTTTCAGACAGACTCGCGCTTTGTTACCAGCATGTCAAGTGACTCCATGGATGCTTTAGAGGAGGATGACTTTTTGACCTACTTCTCAACTAACTATGTCAGCCAGCTGAATGCTAATGACCATTACCTCCGTGTTGACACTTGTGCACCGTGTCCAAGTCAACTTGATTGTCATGATGACGTTTGCTTCATCGAGTTCCCTGCCAACGATGACGAATTATTAGGTCTTGCTGCCCTGTCAAGCATCGCCGAATGTCTGCCAAGTCCCACCGAAGCCAGCGAGGACGAATATTCAGAATCGGGAGCTGATGAAGGTGAACAAGAGGCTCCAGAGGATGTTTTCGAAAGTATCGAGGCTCCTCATGGAGAGTCAATGTTCACATTCAACCAGGGTGATGCACAACGATACTACAACATCTGTGCAATTTTATCGCCTGATAGCGGTGCAGGAAATTCTCCTTACTACATTAATGTACAAAATGAAGAAGAAGTAAAGAAGGACAGAAAGCCTGTCTGTCCCATCCTTCTTCCCCCTCCAGGATTTGGGGACAGTAGCTCAGACGATGAGTTTTTTGATGCACAGGAGAGATTCATTCTTGAAGAACCATTATCAGCACCAGTGCCTAAAG GGCGTTTCAGAAATTCAAGTTTTAAAAAACGCACTCTGAGCCTAAGCTACATTAGCACTGGCGCTGGTGAACGAAACAAGCAAGAAGGACAGAGTAAAAGGAGAGagcaaaaagacaaagagaaaccaaagacagagacaaaaaacGAAGTTCGAAGGTTCCGTAAGAGAAGCAGAAAGCGCCGTTCCTTCATGGAAACGGAGTATACATCTTTAGTATCATTTCCTAGAAAAGACCAAACCGAAAATTGCAACCAAATCCCAAATCATGGATCGGGACCCAGCCATCTTTGTGAAAGTGAGCAATCGAAGCAAACCTCCAAAGAACCATCTGAAACCCATTGTTTTCTGCATGGTCACCAAATCAGCAAGGCAAATCAGCGAAAACAGCAGGTTATATTGATGGAACCGGATTCCATGGAGTTTAAATCCATCACCGAAATCATGTCTACTGCTTCCCCCGGTATTGTAGCAGTACGTACATCTACAGAGCCTAAGGTAAAAGCCACGGACAGTTCTGGTGGACCCGAGGAagaagaaggtgcagtaggAGTTGTGGTTGATAGGTCAACAGAtagtaatttcttttttcacactCCTTGCAAGGACTTTTGTGATGATGCGTCACCTGTGAAAGAAACCGACCAAGAATCCCTGATGGAAGGTCCATCTCACAAAACTTTAGACAGGAAAAAGAGCTGCTCACTTCCACATTCAGATCAAACACCTAGTTCGCCTTCTTCGTCTGTATCCTTTAACCAAAACCCAGGCATAGACATGGTTGTTGAAAGTCTGGAATTGGGCATTCAAAGATGCTCAGTAGAgccaaaagaaagaagaaaaagtcagAGCATATCTGGAGTATCTGGTAGTAGTATGGATTTTCGTTTAACAAGGGACCACTTCATCCAGACGGAGCCTGTAGTGTGCACAAAAGAACCGCGTTCAGGTGACAAAGAAAGTTCTGTTAATCCATTCGCCAAAGAACTATCAGGGTTCCATACCCAGGGATACGTATCCCCTCAATTTTCTTCTGGACTTCTTAGGAGGATTCAGAACTTGCCCTTGTATCTGTCTCGTTCCGTGGAGGTGCTTGCCAGTAACAGCAGTCTTGCAGGACCAACAAGGAGGTTTTCTGAAGGTATGAAGGCCCCAGAGGTGGACATAGACTTTCAGGAAGTCGTTTGCAATAATTCCTATATGGAACGAGTACAAAAACCTGAAAACAAACAACCCTCATGGCCTCCGAAGACACCATTGAGCCTGAAATCGGTTGACCCTGTCAAAATCAGCCCTTCATCTCTTCTGCTTACAACACAAAAGCCCACTTACACTCAACCGCAAGCCCTGCCTGGCTCGAGTTTACATCCAAAGCCTGACTTTACGTGCAGTTCAGTGCTTGCCTCGGTGTGTGAGACGGTCATCGAGAGTGTCGAAACACCGATGGAGGTTTGTGGCTGCCAGTCAGCATACACTAACTGTTTTAGTAACGTCCTGAACAGTGGCAGTTTCGATGATGAACTGACAGTCTACGAGTTCTCCTGCAGGACACAGCAAAGTATGCGTGACAGGGTGGCACTGGTCACATCCATGCCTCCTTCATCCTTTTCTGGTTCCTCTTCCTCGTTTTCACCATCCTCACCCCTCCCAGCATTCACACGCATTGTGCTGCCGCCTTCCTCATCTTCAGAACTTGGCCCTCTTCTATCACCCCTGGACACCACTGATTGCTTTCTCTCTAACCCTCATGGAGACACTATGAGCGCTTTACTGGGCCAGCATTACCCCTTACCACCAACAGGATTCCTGTCTCTGCAAAGAGATGTTGATACACTATTAACTGTCCTGGATGGTGCAATGAAGAGCCAAGACTGTATCCAAGAGCATCCCAGAGACACATGTGCAGACCACTTTTCTGAAAACAAGCGCCGGTTGCACGCAGAGGCGCGGGGGTTTCTGGCCGGCTGTCAGCAGGTTGTGAAGGCCGGACAAACCCCTGCAGAGACTCTTCAAGCCCTAGCAGACAGTTTTCACTCACTGGTACAGCTAACAGGCGTATGTCTGAGTTTCTCTAGCTGCCAGAGGTGCCAGGAGCGCCACGCTCAAACCTTGTCGGGGCTATCGGACGTCGCACAGACCTATCAGGAGTTCGCACGGGCGGCCGAGCGCTTGGGCATGGCTACGGAAAGGAGAACTTGCCATGAGCTCAGTATTAAACTCCTGGCCCGTCAGTGCACCGCGCTCACAACCTCGGTCTTTTGCCTAACGCAGCTCTTCCGTACACTCACGGCTCTTTGA